The following proteins are co-located in the Solenopsis invicta isolate M01_SB chromosome 7, UNIL_Sinv_3.0, whole genome shotgun sequence genome:
- the LOC105193580 gene encoding cell division cycle protein 20 homolog, with protein MSHLRFMKELDNLTRMDDPIKGAVPRWQKKCMETSNLSSNLSLNSSKKITSFTSSSSFTGKTPTKRNENCKTKKTPSKCTKKSPSRATTPAKTPSGGDRFIPSRATTNFELSHFKIIQQQNAEQDRDKVDKTSPMKREMQRLIGENLHGGDINNTRVLSYQTKAPAPPEGYQNPLKVLYSQAKTPASVRASTRYIPQAPDRILDAPEIIDDYYLNLVDWSNNNILAVALGANVYLWNAGTGTIEQLFELEANDYVCSVAWIQEGPYLAVGTTIGNTELWDCSQMKRMRIMNGHVARVGSLAWNSHVLSSGCRAGKIAHHDVRERNHLISTINAHAQEVCGLKWSPDGQYLASGGNDNMLQIWSSISGQRHSQTQPIYSFNQHQAAVKALAWCPWQNNILASGGGTADRTIRFWNCNSGACLNTIDTKSQVCALLWSSNYKEIVSGHGYAQNQLTIWKYPIMTKLAELTGHTSRVLHLAMSPDGTTVLSAGADETLRLWKCFIMDPQKKKESTDVKSVASRLKQSIR; from the exons ATGTCGCATCTAAGATTTATGAAGGAGCTCGACAATCTGACTCGCATGGACGACCCTATCAAAGGTGCGGTCCCGCGATGGCAAAAGAAATGCATGGAGACATCAAATTTGAG CTCTAATCTCAGTTTAAACTCGTCAAAAAAAATTACCTCCTTTACAAGCAGTAGCAGTTTTACTGGAAAAACCCCAACAAAAAGAAATGAGAACTGCAAGACCAAAAAAACCCCCTCCAAATGCACTAAGAAATCTCCAA GTCGAGCCACTACTCCAGCCAAGACACCCAGTGGTGGTGACAGATTTATTCCATCAAGAGCCACAACCAACTTTGAATTGAGCCATTTCAAG aTTATTCAACAACAGAATGCGGAACAAGATAGGGACAAAGTTGATAAAACAAGCCCTATGAAGCGAGAGATGCAACGTCTCATAGGAGAAAATCTTCATGGTGGTGATATAAACAATACGCGAGTTCTATCTTATCAGACTAAGGCACCAGCGCCACCAGAGGGATATCAGAATCCTCTGAAGGTCCTCTACAGTCAAGCCAAGACGCCGGCTAGCGTCAGAGCTTCCACGCGATACATACCGCAAGCTCCTGATAGAATACTGGATGCACCTGAGATCATCGATGATTATT ATCTAAACTTAGTGGATTGGTCGAACAATAATATCTTGGCTGTAGCGCTAGGCGCTAACGTTTATTTGTGGAATGCGGGTACTGGTACTATAGAGCAGTTATTTGAATTAGAAGCAAACGATTACGTGTGCTCCGTCGCATGGATTCAGGAAGGTCCATATTTAGCAGTAGGTACTACAATAGGCAATACAGAATTGTGGGATTGCAGTCAAATGAAGAGAATGCGTATAATGAACGGGCATGTAGCCAGAGTTGGTTCTCTCGCCTGGAATTCCCATGTACTGTCAAGTGGTTGCAG AGCTGGTAAAATAGCGCATCACGATGTTCGAGAACGAAATCATTTGATCTCGACTATAAACGCACACGCCCAAGAAGTGTGTGGCTTGAAATGGTCTCCCGATGGACAGTATTTAGCGAGCGGTGGCAACGACAACATGCTACAAATTTGGTCGTCAATTTCTGGGCAAAGGCACTCTCAGACGCAACCTATTTATTCGTTCAATCAGCATCAAGCTGCCGTAAAAGCGCTCGCCTGGTGCCCTTGGCAAAACAATATACTCGCGAGCGGTGGCGGTACCGCCGATCGGACCATCAGGTTTTGGAATTGTAACTCAG GTGCCTGTTTGAATACGATAGACACGAAATCTCAAGTCTGCGCTTTGCTATGGTCTTCGAACTACAAAGAGATCGTCTCGGGACACGGGTACGCACAAAATCAACTGACAATCTGGAAATACCCGATAATGACGAAGCTCGCGGAACTTACTGGGCACACTAGTCGCGTTTTGCATTTAGCTATGTCTCCAGACGGAACTACAGTTCTTAGCGCCGGTGCTGATGAAACATTAAGACTTTGGAAGTGTTTTATAATGGATcctcaaaaaaagaaagaatctaCCGATGTAAAATCGGTCGCATCAAGATTAAAACAATCAATTCGATGA
- the LOC105193581 gene encoding protein Son: MADLFDIANLITAVGVDGVKIKQEPGVPEKSSNEILTELFSTFDTPDDGAPSPLNSDQQVPNGEASEPDKLQTKKKKLKKKHKYKEKKHKKKKHDSSDNDSDAEDVKKKKKHKKKSKRRRDSVSSKSSDLGHSKAKISKMNDNGDVESKCNEAKSHLDASGKTSINDEKQMDDQYTEKDSDAPDKLLDNSDSPRLPPISKKANDEFDEPVIPKLLEKPKQPIQGKILIKDLKNSTVYNETVKEIENKEKAKAAKMEDGELSDSSNDNRTPTLSPTPPRNRSSSFSPSRDKIRGKMYSPTRESVASKTDLRLVLKEKERKRSTRDKDGRSQDRRSRSRTRYSSRSDKKERHRSRSRERRDRDRNSERRHLGRSRDRHRYRSHSENKDRYARGRSASKERKERIEINKKKLLEIARRNVISMIKQGTLSVAQQDKAIAAIQSGGKTVDELTDFCKSLSKSEALGELSSISSEDEESESEKGFHHPFLLKERPSSIIMNIKDAKQLPTKTFQEKTAETSNQLRLQFPVSSGQHHRRSENEWVPVTPKKPEPKKIFVPASTNLCTTTPLAIMPPPVPTPVPPPVQPVQPAQTVFPTTTEPMDIGSIVSERLAAIRKLRDNPNDVSALNAMHRAQNEMRNWVESKQIPGQFTGNTGVKVLTPAELSSGYQAWARKDQLVSAQPVTGGMGMALLQKMGWRPGEGLGKNKEGALEPLQLEVKLDKRGLVSEQDIMQKVNKTAKPTVPTVKTLEGKHPVSLLGEYCTKKKLGAPVYELCFESGPDHRKNFLFKVKVNGNEYKPSVASSNKKQAKAEAAQICLQTLGLLPS, from the exons ATGGCAGATTTATTCGACATCGCGAACCTGATCACGGCCGTCGGTGTCGACGGCGTGAAGATTAAGCAGGAACCCGGAGTGCCGGAGAAGTCGTCCAATGAGATCCTGACGGAACTTTTCAGCACCTTTGACACGCCGGACGACGGTGCCCCGTCGCCGTTGAACAGTGATCAGCAGGTACCGAATGGCGAAGCCAGCGAGCCAGATAAGCTTCaaacgaagaagaagaagctcAAGAAGAAACATAAGTACAAAGAGAAGAAGCACAAGAAAAAGAAACATGATTCCTCGGATAACGACAGCGATGCAGAAG ATgtcaagaaaaagaagaagcacAAGAAGAAATCCAAACGGAGGCGTGACTCTGTTTCCAGCAAGTCTTCTGACTTGGGTCACAGTAAAgccaaaatatcaaaaatgaaTGACAATGGTGATGTTGAAAGCAAATGTAATGAGGCAAAGTCCCATCTCGATGCATCAGGAAAAACCAGTATAAATGATGAGAAACAAATGGATGATCAATATACAGAGAAAGATTCAGATGCACCAGATAAACTCTTGGATAATTCTGATAGTCCACGATTACCACCTATATCAAAGAAGGCAAATGATGAATTTGATGAGCCAGTAATACCTAAACTTCTTG AAAAACCGAAGCAGCCTATTCAaggaaaaatattgataaaggATCTCAAGAATAGTACGGTTTATAATGAAAcagtaaaagaaatagaaaataaggaGAAGGCAAAAGCTGCAAAAATGGAAGATGGCGAGCTATCTGACAGTAGCAACGACAACAGGACACCTACTTTAAGTCCCACTCCACCTCGAAATCGGTCATCATCATTCAGTCCAAGTAGAGATAAAATAAGAGGCAAAATGTATAGTCCAACGAGAGAATCAGTTGCTTCAAAAACGGATCTTAGATTAGTCTTGAaggaaaaggaaaggaaaag GAGTACAAGAGATAAGGATGGTCGTTCGCAAGACCGAAGATCAAGATCACGAACGCGATATAGCAGTAGAAGCGACAAAAAAGAAAGACATAGAAGCAGAAGTAGAGAAAGGCGAGATAGGGATAGAAATAGTGAAAGACGACATTTGGGTAGAAGCAGAGATAGACACAGATACAGAAGCCACAGTGAAAATAAAGACAGATATGCGCGAGGTCGAAGCGCGAGCAAGGAGAGaaa ggAGAGAATAGAGATTAATAAGAAGAAGCTTTTAGAAATAGCAAGGAGAAATGTTATAAGTATGATAAAACAAGGAACTCTGTCGGTAGCTCAGCAAGATAAAGCTATTGCTGCCATACAATCCGGTGGAAAAACAGTGGACGAACTCACAG atttttgtaaatctttatcCAAGTCTGAAGCGTTAGGTGAATTATCTAGTATCTCTTCTGAAGATGAAGAAAGTGAATCTGAAAAAGGATTTCATCatccttttcttttaaaagaaagaCCTAGCtctattataatgaatattaag gACGCGAAACAGCTGCCAACAAAAACGTTTCAAGAGAAAACAGCTGAAACGTCAAATCAACTGCGATTGCAGTTTCCTGTTTCCAGTGGACAACATCATAGAAGAAGTG AAAACGAATGGGTTCCTGTTACACCCAAGAAACCAGAACCAAAAAAGATATTTGTACCTGCTTCTACAAATCTTTGTACAACTACACCATTGGCTATAATGCCACCACCTGTGCCAACACCTGTACCACCTCCTGTGCAACCTGTTCAACCTGCGCAAACTGTTTTCCCAACGACAACGGag CCTATGGATATTGGTTCCATTGTATCTGAAAGATTAGCAGCTATAAGAAAATTACGAGACAATCCAAATGATGTAAGCGCTTTGAATGCAATGCATCGGGCACAAAATGAG aTGAGAAATTGGGTTGAAAGTAAGCAGATACCAGGTCAATTTACTGGTAATACTGGAGTTAAAGTGCTTACACCTGCAGAATTGTCTTCAGGTTACCAAGCCTGGGCACGTAAG GATCAATTAGTATCTGCACAGCCTGTAACAGGTGGGATGGGTATGGCGTTACTGCAAAAAATGGGTTGGCGACCTGGTGAGGGTCTAGGCAAGAATAAAGAAGGGGCCTTGGAACCATTACAACTAGAAGTTAAATTGGACAAAAGAGGATTGGTTTCCGAGCAGGATATTATGCAAAAAGTTAACAAAACTGCAAAGCCTACGGTGCCAACTGTCAAAACATTGGAAG GCAAACATCCAGTGTCACTTTTAGGGGAATATTGTACGAAGAAGAAACTAGGAGCACCAGTTTATGAGTTGTGCTTTGAATCTGGACCAGATCATAGAAAGAATTTCCTCTTTAAA GTAAAGGTAAACGGCAATGAATATAAGCCGAGTGTTGCAagttcaaataaaaaacaagcaAAGGCAGAAGCAGCGCAAATATGTCTACAAACCTTAGGATTACTGCCCTCTTAA
- the LOC105193583 gene encoding histone lysine acetyltransferase CREBBP isoform X2 — MGMSAQMPGVLGGPVGQVSPQCPQASNIHDMQKHALQQLIQILRSPYTPDQQNQILQILKSNPSLMAAFIKHRQQLGQHGGRSR; from the exons ATGGGGATGAGTGCGCAAATGCCAGGCGTTCTCGGTGGACCAGTTGGGCAGGTTAGCCCGCAGTGCCCGCAGGCGAGCAATATACATGATATGCAGAAGCATGCTCTTCAACAACTGATACAGATTCTCAGGAGCCCATACACACCCGACCAGCAAAACCAAATACTCCAAATACTCAAGAGCAACCCATCGTTAATGGCAGCCTTTATCAAGCACCGA CAACAACTTGGTCAGCATGGCGGGAGGAGTCGGTAG
- the LOC105193583 gene encoding histone lysine acetyltransferase CREBBP isoform X1 translates to MGMSAQMPGVLGGPVGQVSPQCPQASNIHDMQKHALQQLIQILRSPYTPDQQNQILQILKSNPSLMAAFIKHRALVHQQQLGQHGGRSR, encoded by the exons ATGGGGATGAGTGCGCAAATGCCAGGCGTTCTCGGTGGACCAGTTGGGCAGGTTAGCCCGCAGTGCCCGCAGGCGAGCAATATACATGATATGCAGAAGCATGCTCTTCAACAACTGATACAGATTCTCAGGAGCCCATACACACCCGACCAGCAAAACCAAATACTCCAAATACTCAAGAGCAACCCATCGTTAATGGCAGCCTTTATCAAGCACCGA GCACTTGTCCATCAGCAACAACTTGGTCAGCATGGCGGGAGGAGTCGGTAG
- the LOC105193582 gene encoding protein-serine O-palmitoleoyltransferase porcupine — MEDAGATVFYDDEDDCLNYECSNNNVEYDYDYADSEKETLYEMYQYCLTPSLFDTGYYLLPLLSSTMLFRLFVHTEYISHKVFHILSVIIGLYIIQHYVQESLIILIVFVLFSYGILHVPKRWHRGTGIFLPSLLIIAYCEFAMEPVIWHRIRSVIMTMVMKAISVAIDTSNSDRLPDVYSFMGYMFCVVTCIFGPWVSFKDYLSLRYSNNQTKWWILCSIGFALLSFVFLSISNCWMQWIFVDNSWKWLMAYRDALSFRTSHYFVSYIASALLVLGGFPLSSSTIVKPFYIEFPRSLVQVVIYWNIPMHFWLKTYIFRPSIKNLGKFSAVIVTYLISSLLHGLNFQLAAVLLSLGFYTFVEFQLRAVLADTFDACIASKQCSMQICAHKYNSYNYWVFVINLIFSGLAIFHLAYLGLMFDMSDLQETGYSYRHTINKWAELGFASHWVALATYCIYLLTK; from the exons ATGGAAGATGCAGGTGCCACGGTTTTctacgacgacgaggacgattGTCTGAACTACGAGTGCTCAAATAACAATGTCGAATACGATTACGATTACGCTGACTCGGAGAAGGAAACCCTTTATGAAATGTATCAGTATTGTCTCACTCCTAGTCTGTTCGATACAGGATATTATTTACTGCCTTTATTGAGCAGTACAATGTTATTTAGACTGTTTGTTCATACTG AATACATATCACACAaagtatttcatatattatcaGTTATTATAGGCTTGTATATTATTCAGCATTACGTGCAagaatctttaataatattgatagtGTTTGTTCTATTTTCCTATGGTATTTTACATGTGCCAAAAAGATGGCACAGAGGCACAGGGATCTTTCTACCGTCCCTTTTGATAATTGCATACTG TGAATTTGCGATGGAGCCCGTGATATGGCATAGGATACGAAGTGTGATTATGACCATGGTGATGAAAGCAATTAGCGTTGCCATTGACACGAGTAATTCGGACAGGTTGCCGGATGTTTACAGTTTCATGGGTTATATGTTCTGCGTGGTAACTTGTATATTTGGACCGTGGGTGTCGTTCAAAGATTATTTGTCTTTGCGTTACTCTAACAATCAA ACAAAATGGTGGATATTGTGTAGTATTGGATTTGCCCTCCTTTCCTTTGTCTTCCTGAGTATTTCAAATTGCTGGATGCAATGGATATTTGTAGATAACTCTTGGAA GTGGTTAATGGCGTATAGAGACGCATTGTCCTTCAGAACATCCCACTACTTCGTTTCGTACATAGCTTCAGCACTGTTGGTTTTGGGAGGATTTCCTCTTTCGTCGTCGACGATAGTCAAGCCCTTCTACATTGAATTTCCACGCTCTCTCGTTCAGGTTGTCATTTATTGGAACATTCCGATGCATTTTTGGTTGAAAACGT ATATCTTCCGTCCTAGCATTAAAAACTTGGGAAAGTTTAGTGCAGTTATCGTCACATATCTGATAAGCTCTCTTTTACATGGGTTGAACTTTCAACTAGCTGCTGTGTTACTTAGTCTAGGCTTTTATACGTTTGTGGAATTTCAGCTCAGGGCCGTACTTGCCGACACCTTCGATGCTTGTATCGCATCTAAACAGTGCAGTATGCAAATATGCGCGCACAAATACAATTCTTACAACTATTGGGTGTTTGTGATAAATTTGATATTCTCAGGATTGGCGATATTTCATTTAGCTTACTTGGGTCTCATGTTCGATATGTCGGATCTACAAGAAACAGGGTATAGCTATCGCCACACAATTAATAAGTGGGCTGAACTCGGTTTTGCTAGTCATTGGGTAGCATTAGCTACGTACTGCATTTATCTTTTAACTAAgtaa